The Bradysia coprophila strain Holo2 chromosome IV, BU_Bcop_v1, whole genome shotgun sequence genome includes a region encoding these proteins:
- the LOC119085896 gene encoding serine-rich adhesin for platelets-like has protein sequence MRGNSGFLRLAVIGCLLVCSVTGGPPRPRRMMRETFSNDESVPTSDNKTLDSDTCSYNGKEVERSSITCETKNGCREIETHGECCPKFVCECKLNGTIYDNGDKIVDPETPCEVCVCRGGEINCNALTCYSRNDCKNVTYLPGVCCPEYTNCPPLENVELNSSNETTTAESVNHSTSITSSTMLTETSTTPSPPTTTQMSESPVGIKIKEITKPEEIRITDDRPKVFKPIKSSETKTSSALSNSQEAPIEPENESAPLAILPEEIAELQPSVIEPEIEQHTTFFFDGSGSDQPIQLESTDLNTVGHVSMGPKIVRQTDIVGLETTEVHTTIAPFSAENEIRDEASTTRSDHVTEGPTIESTSVKHNTSVLQVGDSVVIFDRSGQTQSIPLRVAGLQRGEDTYDEDETRKTDETEQYSTAASESSSTDSMMEQSFSTEVFEVYYYEPQDMTTMSLDFPSSEASGDDLISGKPSDELNEGSAEQQITATSTERLLTDIESSSGYSSLDRFTDPMLAQQSTVDEKTMSYYIEGSSSTSDEMSTSFDSFSTSTSSIQLNQPSEPTTTDVDDDIVQHDQNINFPHITDDLSIHGSRMEDRLEDDDKLRAHSRVVETDLEKIEAEPAVEQNLIITGEDNKQDDSSSTVAPVEDVNESTNVKNFKDVEPRSPGEPLLIPEWERNHTTVAPPFELISSNETTDDQLLAEISSHEDRTVDAIVADESTTDQSELSISTDDSIDMNSSTTSESPNDIESKETHPIAGSSQVRETNHLNLLFDGTADFFRIQKKLWNSALV, from the exons ATGAGGGGAAACTCAGGATTTTTGCGGCTAGCCGTTATTGGCTGCTTATTGGTGTGTTCAGTAACAGGAG GTCCCCCGAGACCGCGAAGAATGATGAGAGAAACATTTTCGAACGATGAATCGGTACCCACGAGCGACAATAAAACACTAGACTCTG ACACGTGTTCGTACAATGGCAAAGAAGTGGAAAGATCATCAATTACATGCGAAACGAAGAATGGCTGCCGGGAAATTGAAACGCATGGCGAATGTtgtccaaaatttgtttgtg aaTGTAAGTTAAATGGAACCATTTACGATAATGGCGATAAAATTGTCGACCCAGAAACCCCTTGCGAAGTTTGTGTGTGTCGAG GTGGCGAAATCAATTGTAATGCCTTAACATGTTACTCTCGAAACGATTGTAAAAATGTCACCTATCTGCCGGGGGTATGCTGTCCAGAATATACTAATTGTCCACCATTAG AGAATGTGGAACTAAACTCGTCCAACGAAACAACCACCGCTGAGTCTGTGAATCACAGCACAAGTATTACTAGTAGCACAATGTTAACGGAAACATCAACCACACCTTCCCCACCGACCACTACACAAATGAGCGAAAGTCCGGTTGGAATCAAAATTAAGGAAATCACCAAGCCAGAAGAAATTCGAATCACAGACGACCGACCAAAAGTTTTCAAACCAATAAAGTCCAGTGAAACGAAAACGTCGTCAGCTCTAAGCAATAGTCAAGAAGCTCCCATTGAACCAGAAAACGAATCGGCCCCACTCGCAATTCTACCGGAAGAAATTGCCGAGTTGCAACCATCAGTGATCGAACCGGAAATCGAACAGCACACAACCTTTTTCTTTGACGGCAGTGGTAGCGATCAACCGATTCAACTAGAAAGCACCGATCTAAATACCGTGGGCCATGTCTCGATGGGCCCAAAAATAGTACGTCAAACTGACATCGTCGGTCTAGAGACGACTGAAGTGCATACAACGATTGCTCCATTTTCGGCGGAAAATGAAATCAGGGACGAAGCATCGACGACTAGATCGGATCATGTGACCGAAGGTCCGACTATAGAATCAACATCTGTGAAGCATAACACTTCAGTGCTACAAGTGGGTGACAGTGTTGTTATATTCGACCGTAGTGGTCAGACACAATCAATTCCGCTTAGAGTTGCTGGACTGCAACGAGGCGAAGACACATACGATGAGGACGAAACACGAAAAACCGATGAGACCGAACAATACTCAACGGCTGCATCTGAAAGTAGTTCTACTGATTCAATGATGGAACAGTCGTTTTCGACTGAAGTATTTGAAGTTTATTATTACGAACCGCAAGATATGACAACTATGTCACTGGATTTCCCCAGCAGCGAAGCATCTGGAGATGATTTGATCAGTGGAAAACCGAGCGATGAGTTGAATGAAGGCAGTGCTGAGCAACAAATTACTGCGACTTCAACCGAAAGATTACTAACCGATATTGAGAGCTCGTCTGGCTACTCTTCTCTTGATAGGTTCACCGATCCAATGCTGGCACAGCAATCGACTGTAGATGAGAAAACAATGAGCTACTACATTGAAGGTTCGTCATCAACTTCAGACGAAATGTCTACAAGTTTCGACAGCTTCAGCACTTCTACCAGTTCCATTCAATTAAATCAACCGTCAGAACCCACTACAACAGATGTTGATGATGACATTGTTCAACATGACCAGAACATAAATTTTCCCCATATTACCGACGATCTCAGCATTCACGGTTCCCGAATGGAAGATCGATTGGAAGACGACGATAAATTGCGTGCCCACAGCCGAGTCGTTGAGACTgatttagagaaaatcgaagCCGAGCCCGCTGTCGAGCAGAATTTGATAATCACTGGCGAAGATAACAAGCAAGACGATTCGTCTTCGACCGTAGCTCCAGTGGAGGACGTAAATGAAAGcacaaatgttaaaaattttaaagacgTTGAACCGAGGTCACCGGGAGAACCGTTACTGATTCCAGAATGGGAACGCAACCATACGACAGTGGCTCCGCCATTCGAATTGATTTCATCGAATGAAACAACGGACGATCAATTATTAGCCGAAATATCTAGTCATGAAGATCGTACAGTCGATGCAATTGTTGCTGATGAATCAACGACGGATCAGTCGGAATTGAGTATCAGTACTGATGATTCGATTGATATGAATTCTTCGACAACATCTGAAAGTCCAAATGATATCGAATCGAAAGAGACGCATCCTATAGCCGGATCGAGTCAAGTTAGGGAAacaaatcatttaaatttactttttgatgGAACGGCCGATTTTTTTAGAATCCAAAAGAAATTGTGGAATTCAGCGTTGGTATAG
- the LOC119085902 gene encoding uncharacterized protein LOC119085902 has protein sequence MKYFICLLVVVAAAVAHPQREGAQFTNEAIQQAQNSYLIPRDAQIQGVQEGIELAAYESIPGNQRINLFEILGDQVPSEVVSNLQGKIDEIGQN, from the exons ATGAAGTACTTCATCTGTTTGTTGGTCGTTGTCGCTGCTGCCGTTGCTCATCCCCAACGCGAAGGAGCCCAATTTACAAATGAGGCTATTCAACAAGCACAGAACTCATACTTAATTCCACGGGACGCACAGATCCAGGGT gTACAAGAAGGTATCGAACTAGCCGCATACGAATCAATTCCCGGAAATCAGCGAATtaatttgttcgaaattttggGAGATCAAGTCCCATCGGAAGTAGTAAGCAATTTACAGGgaaaaatcgacgaaattggtcaaaattaa
- the LOC119085899 gene encoding cysteine-rich with EGF-like domain protein 2 isoform X2: MSPSHCILILLVSFLTVCTADRPPMGLPTANEKKSTKLPPCQSCTKLVESFKKGMEKTERGKHEGGDAAWEEQRLGSYKRSEVRLVDIQEGLCNDIIVGQDQCHALAETNEHLLEEWWFKEQGDTADIFSWLCIDRLQVCCPPNKYGPNCDDCSDCNGNGKCKGNGTRKGNGKCSCDKGYKGESCNECETEYYESFRDDTKLLCSRCHHACDIGGCNTAGPKGCRVCKHGWSMQPELGGCVDIDECATIENTCTTNQFCVNSEGSYSCLECDKSCLGCSGDGPDLCDKCADGYELRDGMCKDVARLSEPVEPLDHLSDEL; encoded by the exons ATGTCTCCATCACATTGCATCTTAATTCTGTTGGTAAGTTTTCTAACTGTGTGCACAGCCGACCGACCTCCGATGGGTCTTCCAAcagcaaatgaaaaaaagtcTACCAAGCTTCCACCATGCCAGTCATGCACAAAATTAGTGGAATCATTCAAAAAG GGAATGGAAAAGACTGAACGAGGAAAACATGAAGGGGGCGACGCTGCTTGGGAAGAACAAAGACTCGGCAGCTACAAGCGCAGTGAGGTTAGGCTAGTCGATATACAGGAAGGCTTGTGTAATGACATTATCGTCGGCCAGGATCAATGCCATGCGTTAGCCGAGACAAATGAACATTTGTTGGAGGAATGGTGGTTTAAGGAACAAGGCGATACGGCCG ATATTTTCTCATGGCTGTGTATCGATCGATTACAAGTCTGCTGTCCACCGAACAAATACGGTCCGAATTGTGATGATTGCTCGGACTGTAACGGCAATGGCAAATGTAAAGGAAATGGTACAAG AAAAGGAAACGGAAAGTGTTCGTGTGACAAGGGATACAAGGGTGAATCGTGCAATGAATGCGAGACAGAATACTATGAATCATTCCGTGATGACACCAAACTGCTTTGTTCACGCTGTCACCATGCTTGCGACATTGGCGGATGTAATACGGCCGGTCCGAAGGGCTGTCGCGTTTGCAAACACGGTTGGTCAATGCAACCGGAATTGGGCGGATGTGTTGACATTGATGAGTGCGCCACGATTGAGAACACCTGTacaacaaatcaattttgtgtgaaCAGTGAGGGATCGTACAGTTGCTTGG aATGTGATAAATCGTGCCTCGGTTGCAGTGGCGATGGTCCTGACCTGTGTGATAAATGTGCCGATGGATATGAGCTGCGCGATGGAATGTGTAAAG ATGTTGCTCGACTGTCCGAACCCGTAGAACCGTTGGACCATTTAAGCGACGAACTTTag
- the LOC119085899 gene encoding cysteine-rich with EGF-like domain protein 2 isoform X1, with protein sequence MSPSHCILILLVSFLTVCTADRPPMGLPTANEKKSTKLPPCQSCTKLVESFKKGMEKTERGKHEGGDAAWEEQRLGSYKRSEVRLVDIQEGLCNDIIVGQDQCHALAETNEHLLEEWWFKEQGDTADIFSWLCIDRLQVCCPPNKYGPNCDDCSDCNGNGKCKGNGTRKGNGKCSCDKGYKGESCNECETEYYESFRDDTKLLCSRCHHACDIGGCNTAGPKGCRVCKHGWSMQPELGGCVDIDECATIENTCTTNQFCVNSEGSYSCLECDKSCLGCSGDGPDLCDKCADGYELRDGMCKDMTNERRENYVTFTRYLTYLGLCIATCVIFQSSTWAASAVGLAVALYISVSEYWLHMNPSPTANNGPRPIEDLFKGAEIG encoded by the exons ATGTCTCCATCACATTGCATCTTAATTCTGTTGGTAAGTTTTCTAACTGTGTGCACAGCCGACCGACCTCCGATGGGTCTTCCAAcagcaaatgaaaaaaagtcTACCAAGCTTCCACCATGCCAGTCATGCACAAAATTAGTGGAATCATTCAAAAAG GGAATGGAAAAGACTGAACGAGGAAAACATGAAGGGGGCGACGCTGCTTGGGAAGAACAAAGACTCGGCAGCTACAAGCGCAGTGAGGTTAGGCTAGTCGATATACAGGAAGGCTTGTGTAATGACATTATCGTCGGCCAGGATCAATGCCATGCGTTAGCCGAGACAAATGAACATTTGTTGGAGGAATGGTGGTTTAAGGAACAAGGCGATACGGCCG ATATTTTCTCATGGCTGTGTATCGATCGATTACAAGTCTGCTGTCCACCGAACAAATACGGTCCGAATTGTGATGATTGCTCGGACTGTAACGGCAATGGCAAATGTAAAGGAAATGGTACAAG AAAAGGAAACGGAAAGTGTTCGTGTGACAAGGGATACAAGGGTGAATCGTGCAATGAATGCGAGACAGAATACTATGAATCATTCCGTGATGACACCAAACTGCTTTGTTCACGCTGTCACCATGCTTGCGACATTGGCGGATGTAATACGGCCGGTCCGAAGGGCTGTCGCGTTTGCAAACACGGTTGGTCAATGCAACCGGAATTGGGCGGATGTGTTGACATTGATGAGTGCGCCACGATTGAGAACACCTGTacaacaaatcaattttgtgtgaaCAGTGAGGGATCGTACAGTTGCTTGG aATGTGATAAATCGTGCCTCGGTTGCAGTGGCGATGGTCCTGACCTGTGTGATAAATGTGCCGATGGATATGAGCTGCGCGATGGAATGTGTAAAG ACATGACAAACGAACGCCGTGAGAACTACGTAACATTCACACGATATCTCACTTATTTGGGACTGTGCATTGCTACATGTGTCATTTTTCAAAGTTCTACATGGGCCGCTTCAGCAGTTGGCTTAGCTGTTGCACTGTATATATCGGTGTCTGAATACTGGTTGCACATGAATCCGTCGCCAACGGCCAACAATGGACCGCGACCGATCGAAGATCTGTTCAAAGGGGCTGAGATAGGCTAA